One Chroicocephalus ridibundus chromosome 10, bChrRid1.1, whole genome shotgun sequence DNA window includes the following coding sequences:
- the IL17RE gene encoding interleukin-17 receptor E isoform X2 — protein sequence MGRPVLLAAAAALLLLGTGIGAAVTRLRVSANFECRATADSTLSRPRCRRLARTGPPPLKPPALALSRARLCLPSQPCQPCLRVRLALPAAGLGGVRGLQLNFLELGSNRAGWLQVWRQQQTPGSSPWQVQFDCFPAESGRQVVVSLRTIPDQGLAISRSHLLAAELPGPVFTHTWVPEERAIEVWVPEGPALMVRLCHQLALECEELPRPFHRQVLVPGGHRVSLPYEFLVPCLCVEASYPHHDSPRSKHCPFRDQPATYGPELWSSVRFHDYSASSKDQMAMVLSASCPLHPRATLCWREAADETAPCHDIPNSTASEEEQAYTLDKVDVHPQLCFRFSYGNSSHVECPHHQETAWNVSMSTWGLQLRLRLTSSIPAAFSATLCQRRGGQCEPEAPLYTVTQLEGSAPGELALLLPVQVLGSCVLVWRSDVRFARKQLLCPDSAPGGRPVLLLYSPDSEEHLGLVCALAERLRRGLGCDVRLDLWEAGCVGRTGALPWLYAQRGRVGRQRGTVLLLWSRGSTQLFRRWRVGAAGGVPGDAHDVFGAAMACLHGELGAGGRGGGWVLAYFSRLCSPRDVPRPLRPLPTYRLPQQLPGLLGALRGSPPARRRCRRGRAEGLLHQLLEAGAGEGSPPPRDPGAAADT from the exons atGGGGCGCCCGGTGCTGctcgccgctgccgccgcgctgcTCCTGCTGGGGACCGGCATCGGGGCCGCCGTCACCCGCCTGCGGGTCTCCGCCAACTTC GAGTGCCGGGCCACCG CCGACAGCACACTGAGccgtccccgctgccgccgcctaGCCCGGACCGGGCCGCCCCCGCTGAAGCCGCCCGCCCTGGCGCTGAGCCGGGCCCGCCTGTGCCTGCCCtcgcagccctgccagccctgcctgcgggTGCGCCTGGCCCTGCCCGCCGCAG GGCTCGGTGGCGTCCGTGGGCTGCAGCTCAACTTCTTGGAGCTGGGCTCCAACCGCGCCGGCTGGCTGCAGGTGTGGCGGCAGCAGCAGACGCCGGGCAGCTCGCCG tGGCAGGTGCAGTTCGACTGCTTCCCGGCGGAGAGCGGGCGGCAGGTCGTCGTCTCCCTCCGCACCATCCCTGACCAAGGTCTGGCCATCAGCCGCAGCCACCTGCTTGCCGCCGAGCTGCCCG GTCCTGTCTTCACCCATACCTGGGTCCCTGAGGAGCGGGCCATCGAGGTGTGGGTGCCCGAGGGCCCTGCCCTGATGGTGCGGCTGTGCCACCAGCTGGCCCTGGAGTGTGAGGAGCTGCCCCGGCCCTTCCACCGGCAG GTGCTGGTGCCGGGGGGCCACCGTGTCTCACTGCCATACGAGTTCCTGGTGCCTTGCCTGTGCGTCGAG GCCTCCTACCCCCACCACGACAGCCCACGCAGCAAGCACTGCCCCTTCCGTGACCAGCCGGCCACCT ATGGCCCTGAGCTGTGGTCCTCGGTGCGCTTCCACGACTACAGCGCCAGCAGCAAGGACCAGATGGCGATGGTGCTGAGTGCCAGCtgccccctgcacccccgggCCACCCTGTgctggagggaggcagcagacgAGACTGCACCCTGCCACGACATCCCCAACTCCACGGCCAgcgaggaggagcag GCATACACACTGGACAAGGTGGACGtgcacccccagctctgctttCGG ttCTCCTACGGGAACAGCAGCCACGTGGAGTGTCCCCACCATCAAG AGACCGCCTGGAATGTCTCGATgagcacctgggggctgcagctgcgCCTGCGCCTCACCTCCAGCATCCCCGCGGCCTTCAGCGCAACTCTCTGCCAGCGCCGGGGCGGGCAGTGTGAGCCCGAGGCCCCCCTCTACACCGTCACACAG ctggagggctctgccccagGGGAGCTGGCGCTGCTGCTGCCGGTGCAGGTCCTGGGCAGCTGCGTGCTG GTGTGGCGCTCGGACGTGCGCTTTGCTCGGAAGCAGCTGCTCTGTCCTGACA GTGCCCCAGGCGGGCGCCCGGTGCTGCTGCTGTACTCGCCGGACTCGGAGGAGCACCTGGGGCTGGTGTGTGCCCTGGCTGAGCGGCTGCGCAGGGGGCTGGGCTGTGACGTGCGCCTGGACCTGTGGGAAGCGGGGTGCGTGGGGCGCACAGGTGCCCTGCCCTGGCTCTACGCCCAGCGGGGCCGCGTGGGCCGCCAGCGCGGCACCGTCCTCCTCCTCTGGAGCCGGGGCAGCACTCAGCTTTTCCGCCGGTGGCGGGTTGGGGCGGCCGGTGGCGTCCCCGGGGATGCCCATGATGTCTTTGGGGCAGCCATGGCCTGCCTGCATGGGGAGCTGGGGGCCGGGGGCCGTGGCGGTGGCTGGGTGCTGGCCTACTTCAGCCGGCTCTGCAGCCCCCGCGACGTTCCCCGGCCCCTCCGTCCCCTGCCCACCTAccgcctgccccagcagctgcccggGTTGCTGGGTGCCCTGCGGGGcagccccccggcccgccgccgctgccgccggggcagagcagaagggctcctgcaccagctgctggaggcgggggccggggagggcagccccccaccccgggaccccgGAGCGGCTGCTGACACCTGA
- the IL17RE gene encoding interleukin-17 receptor E isoform X1: MGRPVLLAAAAALLLLGTGIGAAVTRLRVSANFECRATADSTLSRPRCRRLARTGPPPLKPPALALSRARLCLPSQPCQPCLRVRLALPAAGLGGVRGLQLNFLELGSNRAGWLQVWRQQQTPGSSPWQVQFDCFPAESGRQVVVSLRTIPDQGLAISRSHLLAAELPGPVFTHTWVPEERAIEVWVPEGPALMVRLCHQLALECEELPRPFHRQVLVPGGHRVSLPYEFLVPCLCVEASYPHHDSPRSKHCPFRDQPATYGPELWSSVRFHDYSASSKDQMAMVLSASCPLHPRATLCWREAADETAPCHDIPNSTASEEEQAYTLDKVDVHPQLCFRFSYGNSSHVECPHHQETAWNVSMSTWGLQLRLRLTSSIPAAFSATLCQRRGGQCEPEAPLYTVTQLEGSAPGELALLLPVQVLGSCVLVWRSDVRFARKQLLCPDISRRHFGLLGLALVLGLVVTVLLLNCRGTWRPVDGAPGGRPVLLLYSPDSEEHLGLVCALAERLRRGLGCDVRLDLWEAGCVGRTGALPWLYAQRGRVGRQRGTVLLLWSRGSTQLFRRWRVGAAGGVPGDAHDVFGAAMACLHGELGAGGRGGGWVLAYFSRLCSPRDVPRPLRPLPTYRLPQQLPGLLGALRGSPPARRRCRRGRAEGLLHQLLEAGAGEGSPPPRDPGAAADT; this comes from the exons atGGGGCGCCCGGTGCTGctcgccgctgccgccgcgctgcTCCTGCTGGGGACCGGCATCGGGGCCGCCGTCACCCGCCTGCGGGTCTCCGCCAACTTC GAGTGCCGGGCCACCG CCGACAGCACACTGAGccgtccccgctgccgccgcctaGCCCGGACCGGGCCGCCCCCGCTGAAGCCGCCCGCCCTGGCGCTGAGCCGGGCCCGCCTGTGCCTGCCCtcgcagccctgccagccctgcctgcgggTGCGCCTGGCCCTGCCCGCCGCAG GGCTCGGTGGCGTCCGTGGGCTGCAGCTCAACTTCTTGGAGCTGGGCTCCAACCGCGCCGGCTGGCTGCAGGTGTGGCGGCAGCAGCAGACGCCGGGCAGCTCGCCG tGGCAGGTGCAGTTCGACTGCTTCCCGGCGGAGAGCGGGCGGCAGGTCGTCGTCTCCCTCCGCACCATCCCTGACCAAGGTCTGGCCATCAGCCGCAGCCACCTGCTTGCCGCCGAGCTGCCCG GTCCTGTCTTCACCCATACCTGGGTCCCTGAGGAGCGGGCCATCGAGGTGTGGGTGCCCGAGGGCCCTGCCCTGATGGTGCGGCTGTGCCACCAGCTGGCCCTGGAGTGTGAGGAGCTGCCCCGGCCCTTCCACCGGCAG GTGCTGGTGCCGGGGGGCCACCGTGTCTCACTGCCATACGAGTTCCTGGTGCCTTGCCTGTGCGTCGAG GCCTCCTACCCCCACCACGACAGCCCACGCAGCAAGCACTGCCCCTTCCGTGACCAGCCGGCCACCT ATGGCCCTGAGCTGTGGTCCTCGGTGCGCTTCCACGACTACAGCGCCAGCAGCAAGGACCAGATGGCGATGGTGCTGAGTGCCAGCtgccccctgcacccccgggCCACCCTGTgctggagggaggcagcagacgAGACTGCACCCTGCCACGACATCCCCAACTCCACGGCCAgcgaggaggagcag GCATACACACTGGACAAGGTGGACGtgcacccccagctctgctttCGG ttCTCCTACGGGAACAGCAGCCACGTGGAGTGTCCCCACCATCAAG AGACCGCCTGGAATGTCTCGATgagcacctgggggctgcagctgcgCCTGCGCCTCACCTCCAGCATCCCCGCGGCCTTCAGCGCAACTCTCTGCCAGCGCCGGGGCGGGCAGTGTGAGCCCGAGGCCCCCCTCTACACCGTCACACAG ctggagggctctgccccagGGGAGCTGGCGCTGCTGCTGCCGGTGCAGGTCCTGGGCAGCTGCGTGCTG GTGTGGCGCTCGGACGTGCGCTTTGCTCGGAAGCAGCTGCTCTGTCCTGACA TCTCCCGCAGGCACTTTGGGCTGCTAGGGCTGGCACTGGTGCTAGGACTGGTGGTGACCGTGCTGCTCCTCAACTGCCGCGGCACCTGGAGGCCGGTTGATG GTGCCCCAGGCGGGCGCCCGGTGCTGCTGCTGTACTCGCCGGACTCGGAGGAGCACCTGGGGCTGGTGTGTGCCCTGGCTGAGCGGCTGCGCAGGGGGCTGGGCTGTGACGTGCGCCTGGACCTGTGGGAAGCGGGGTGCGTGGGGCGCACAGGTGCCCTGCCCTGGCTCTACGCCCAGCGGGGCCGCGTGGGCCGCCAGCGCGGCACCGTCCTCCTCCTCTGGAGCCGGGGCAGCACTCAGCTTTTCCGCCGGTGGCGGGTTGGGGCGGCCGGTGGCGTCCCCGGGGATGCCCATGATGTCTTTGGGGCAGCCATGGCCTGCCTGCATGGGGAGCTGGGGGCCGGGGGCCGTGGCGGTGGCTGGGTGCTGGCCTACTTCAGCCGGCTCTGCAGCCCCCGCGACGTTCCCCGGCCCCTCCGTCCCCTGCCCACCTAccgcctgccccagcagctgcccggGTTGCTGGGTGCCCTGCGGGGcagccccccggcccgccgccgctgccgccggggcagagcagaagggctcctgcaccagctgctggaggcgggggccggggagggcagccccccaccccgggaccccgGAGCGGCTGCTGACACCTGA